In Paenibacillus kyungheensis, the following are encoded in one genomic region:
- a CDS encoding phosphoribosyltransferase family protein: MNNNISSLFSQNKNNVYTYKILEDLTVNVEVQQNPFQLELDHLFTMAARINPKRSFLFVSKVLGKHLAVDPYLSLLSGAVLSLLLYNDMREQSDPKITALLPRILQAMSSGEGLAEAYHELMNLKLVLPVPVSFIGFAETATALGHSMYQVFDRGAQYVHTTRHDIAGLSSVITFEEEHSHATAHRCYAQSEGMITGNDPIILVDDEITTGKTALNIIREIHAQYPRDTYYVASLLDWREDAHVQRFADLEQELNITITVLSLIKGQITVHGQPSLTHDPMTLHEQLADIPVDTIYLDHLFAQQEGYASIDGYGHQNQASLMTGTGRFGIGAHDNLSNNFSIEKAAQLLSKHRTGQHTLCLGTEEFMYIPMRISSEMGDGIKFHSTTRSPIYRSHMPHYSIQTGDTFPSPEDSSVTNFVYNIPEGHYDDVFVFLERDVPQERIQPLIDVLRSKLFQQIHIVICGPQMVQEKGIEHEST; this comes from the coding sequence ATGAACAACAACATTTCATCTCTCTTCTCTCAGAACAAGAACAACGTATATACGTATAAGATTTTGGAAGATTTAACAGTAAACGTAGAAGTGCAGCAAAATCCTTTTCAATTAGAATTAGATCACTTATTTACGATGGCGGCACGTATTAATCCCAAGCGCTCGTTTTTATTTGTCAGCAAAGTACTGGGCAAACATCTGGCGGTTGATCCTTATTTGTCATTGTTGAGTGGAGCAGTATTGTCATTATTACTTTACAATGATATGCGTGAACAATCTGATCCGAAGATCACAGCGTTACTTCCTCGCATTTTACAAGCGATGTCATCGGGTGAAGGCTTGGCAGAAGCCTATCATGAATTGATGAATCTGAAGCTTGTTTTACCTGTGCCTGTATCGTTTATCGGGTTTGCCGAGACCGCGACAGCATTAGGTCATAGTATGTATCAAGTATTTGATCGGGGAGCTCAATATGTACATACGACACGGCATGATATAGCCGGTCTATCCTCGGTGATTACATTTGAAGAAGAACATTCCCATGCTACAGCTCATCGTTGTTATGCTCAATCGGAAGGTATGATCACAGGCAATGATCCTATTATTCTGGTAGACGATGAGATCACAACTGGCAAAACAGCTCTTAATATTATTCGTGAAATTCATGCTCAATATCCGCGTGATACGTATTATGTTGCTTCATTACTCGATTGGCGAGAAGACGCTCATGTACAGCGGTTTGCAGATTTGGAACAAGAATTAAATATAACGATTACAGTACTATCTCTGATCAAAGGTCAGATTACGGTTCATGGACAACCCAGTCTTACGCATGATCCGATGACATTGCATGAGCAATTAGCAGATATTCCTGTAGATACAATCTATCTGGATCATCTATTTGCACAGCAAGAAGGATACGCTTCTATCGATGGATATGGTCATCAGAATCAAGCTTCATTGATGACAGGTACAGGTCGATTCGGTATCGGGGCACATGACAATCTATCTAATAACTTTAGTATCGAAAAAGCGGCACAATTACTAAGTAAGCATAGAACCGGTCAGCACACATTGTGTCTGGGTACTGAAGAATTTATGTATATTCCGATGCGAATCAGTAGTGAAATGGGCGATGGAATCAAGTTTCATTCAACCACTCGTAGCCCGATTTACCGTTCGCATATGCCGCATTATAGTATTCAGACAGGAGATACCTTCCCTTCTCCCGAAGATAGTAGTGTGACTAACTTTGTATATAACATTCCGGAAGGTCATTATGATGATGTCTTTGTGTTTCTA